The Pseudopipra pipra isolate bDixPip1 chromosome 29, bDixPip1.hap1, whole genome shotgun sequence DNA segment GAGAATCCTGGGGGATGGAGGAATCCCCCAGGTCCTGGTGAATCCCGGGGGCTGGAGGAATCCCTGAGGTCCTGTGTGAATCCCCCAGGTCCTGTGTGAATCCCCCACGTCCTGTGTGAATCCTGGGGGATGGAGGAATCCCCCAGGCCCTGGTTGAGTCCCCCCATCCAGTGCCAGATGGATCCTGGGTCCTGGGTGACTCCCAGGGGCTGGAGGAATCCCTCAGGTCCTGGTGAATCCCTCAGGTCCTGGTGAATCCCTCAGGTCCTGGTGAATCCCTCAGGTCCTGGTGAATCCCTTGGGTCCTGGTGAatcctgggggctggaggaATCCCTCAGGTCCTGGTGAATCCCCCAAGTCCTGGTGAATCCCCCAGGTCCTGGTGAGTCCCCCCATCCAGTGCCGGATGGATCCCGGGTCCTGGGTGAATCCCGGGGGCTGGAGGAATCCCCCAGGTCCCAGTGAATCCCTCAGGTCCTGGTGAATCCCTTGGGTCCTGGGTGACTCCCCCCATCCAGTGCCCGGGTGGATCCCGAGTGGATCCCGGGTGGATCCCGATGCCAGGTTCTCCCCCCGGGGCTCCTCTGCTTTGCCCCCCCAGGCCGGAGGATGCCGCGGGAATACCTGGCCCAGGTGATGCCCGTCCTGCCCGGCCCCTCCCGGGCATCAGGTGAGAGGAGCTGCCCGTCCTTCCCGTCCTTCCCGACCCTCCCGGGTGCCAGGAGAGCTCCCGGGGGATCCCCGCCGGACCTCGGGGTGGGTGGGGGTGAAGGACCCCTTTGAGCCCCCCCAgttttccccccatcccttccctgcagcccctcaagCTGGCAGAGGACCATCCCCATCCTCCTTGGACATTCCCTGGGATTCGGGAAGGCGGGGGAGCTCCTTTGCCTCGCGGGGACTCCTTTCCCTCGGGGTGAcacccccgaacccccccgaGCCCTGAGCGTGCCCCCCTTGCCCCGCAGTGCCCCCGTTTCCCATCTGGGCGCCCCGAGGCGAGTCCAGCCCGGGCTCCAGGCAGATCCAGCTGTGGCACTtcatcctggagctgctggagaaggaggaatTCCGCCACGTCATCGCCTGGCAGCGGGGAGGGGACGGCGAGTTCGTCATCAAGGACCCCGAGGAGGTGGCCCGGctgtgggggaggaggaagcgCAAACCCCAAATGAACTACGACAAGCTCAGCAGGGCCCTCAGGTGCCGCAGGGACCCCAACCCGGGGACCCCAACCCTCGCCGGGGGGCTGCGACCCCCCCGTTAACCCCCCTAATTTGCTCCCCCCCCCAGGTATTACTACAACAAGCACATCCTGCACAAGTCCAAGGGCAAACGCTTCACCTACAAGTTCAACTTCCCCAAACTCCTGTTCCTCGGGTGGGATTCCCGCTGCCCACCCTGGTACCCCCCGGCTGTGCCCGGACAGGTAggggggggtgctgggggtcccCTCCTGGCCGGGGAACTCCCCCCCCCCGGGGACGGGTCGTGCTCCCACAAACCCCCCTTCCCCGCTCCAGGTGCTGCCGGGATTCCCGCCGGGATTCCCGCTGGGACAGCGGGGGCTGGTGGAGCCCCCGCgctggttttggggtccctgggaCCCCCGGAACGCCGGGATGCTGGAGAAGAGGGGGGGCGAGGCCAGGATGTGTAAgtgggggggtggagggggccGATGTTGGGATGGGGGGatgttttgggagggctgcagcgctttgggggggctgtggggtgtcGAGGGGGCTGCAGGGTCTCGGGGGGCTgtagggttttggggggctgcgGAGtttggggtggctgtggggtgtGGAGCGGGCTGCAGCGTCTCGGAGagctgtggggttttggggggctgcgGGGTTTTGTGGGGCTGCGGGGTCTCGAGGGGCAGCAGGTCTTTGGTGGGAGGGATGTGGGGTCTCGGGGGCCTGCAGGATTTTGGGGTGCTGCGGGGTCTCGGAGAGCTGCAGGGTCTCGGAGAGCTgcggggttttggggggctgcgAGGTCTCGAGGGGCTGCAGGGTTTTGAGGGactgtggggttttggggggctgtggggtctTGAGGGGCTGTGAGGTcttggggggctgtggggtctcGGGAGCCTgcggggttttggggggctgtgggatcTCGGGGAGCTGTGGAGTCTCGGGGGGCTGCAGGTCTTTGACggaggggctgtggggtctcgaggggctgtggggttttggggggctgcggggttttggggggctgtggggtctcggggggctgtggggtctcggggggctgtggggttttggggggctgtggggttttggggggctgcggggttttggggggctgtggggtctcGGGGGGCTGCAGGTCTTTGGCGGGGGCATGTGGGGAGCCCGTGTCCTTCCCGGCCGTCCCGGCGCtgatcccgatcccgatcccacagcagcacccagcgGCTGTGCCTGGGAGACAGGACGCGGCCCCCACCCGGGAGCAGGGATTTGCCCTCCCGTCCCGTTTGGACTCTGTCCCGGCCCCAATCCCGGCTGGAAGGGCTCCAGGGCCGGGAGCTGGATCCAGTGCCCGGCTCTCCTGCGGAGCGCAGCCCTGGGATGGGCCGGATCCGGCCCCGGGATGGACTCGTGGAGTCCTGGGATGGACACATGGGGCCTCGGGACGAGCtgtatccagctctggggtggaCGCGTCTAATCCCGGGATGAGCTGCACCCACGCGGGACGGACACACGGAATCCTGGGATGCGCCAGAGCCAGGCCTGGGATGGACACGGCGATGGACAAAGGGCAGGAACCAGTTCCCCCACAATAAACCAGTTTGGGGAGAGGGGTCTGCCTGTTCTCCCCCCAAAACCGGTG contains these protein-coding regions:
- the LOC135403925 gene encoding ETS translocation variant 3-like, encoding MPREYLAQVMPVLPGPSRASVPPFPIWAPRGESSPGSRQIQLWHFILELLEKEEFRHVIAWQRGGDGEFVIKDPEEVARLWGRRKRKPQMNYDKLSRALRYYYNKHILHKSKGKRFTYKFNFPKLLFLGWDSRCPPWYPPAVPGQVGGGAGGPLLAGELPPPGDGSCSHKPPFPAPGAAGIPAGIPAGTAGAGGAPALVLGSLGPPERRDAGEEGGRGQDVSTQRLCLGDRTRPPPGSRDLPSRPVWTLSRPQSRLEGLQGRELDPVPGSPAERSPGMGRIRPRDGLVESWDGHMGPRDELYPALGWTRLIPG